In Streptococcus dysgalactiae subsp. dysgalactiae, the following are encoded in one genomic region:
- a CDS encoding ABC transporter ATP-binding protein — translation MLKEAILRYKWYTLGSLIMIIGVVASSLLQPHYLKDVLSAVIQNNQGKIYNVGILLLIIALMGLISGAVNTILAAKIAQGVSADIREKTFRKIQSFSYANVEAFNAGNLVVRMTNDINQIQNLVMMLFQVLFRLPILFIGAFIMAVQTLPDLWWVIVLMVILIGLIMVLVMSQMGPRFGKFQKLMDKINRIAKENLRGVRVVKSFVQEREQYAKFKETSNELLDLNLFIGYGFSLMQPALMLVSYLAVYVSIYMVSGMVETDPTVIGNIASFMTYMMQIMFSIIMVGFMGMQASRAFVSIGRLKEILNTEPAMTFGTEQEEEVSGSIVFEDVSFTYPNDDEPTLRHISFKIEPGQMVGVVGATGAGKSTLAQLIPRLFDPQEGQILLGGKPIKSLSQSTLRQTVSIVLQKAILFSGTIADNLRQGSATADDHAMERAARIAQAKEFIDRMDDRYESQVEERGNNFSGGQKQRMSIARGVINQPKILVLDDSTSALDAKSERLVQEALNKELKETTTVIIAQKISSVVKADKILVLDQGQLIGEGTHAELVANNAIYREIYETQKGKEED, via the coding sequence ATGCTTAAAGAAGCGATTTTGCGTTACAAATGGTACACATTGGGCTCGCTCATCATGATTATTGGGGTGGTAGCGAGCAGTTTGCTGCAGCCTCATTATTTAAAAGATGTGCTGAGTGCTGTTATTCAAAATAACCAAGGTAAGATTTACAATGTGGGGATATTGTTGCTTATTATTGCGCTGATGGGATTGATTTCCGGGGCAGTTAATACTATTTTAGCTGCTAAGATTGCTCAAGGGGTCTCAGCGGATATTCGAGAAAAGACTTTTCGAAAAATTCAGAGTTTTTCATATGCTAATGTGGAGGCATTTAATGCTGGGAACCTCGTGGTTCGGATGACCAATGATATTAACCAAATCCAAAATTTGGTAATGATGCTGTTTCAAGTGCTTTTCCGTCTGCCGATTCTCTTTATTGGAGCTTTTATTATGGCGGTGCAGACCCTACCTGACTTATGGTGGGTGATTGTGCTGATGGTTATTTTGATTGGTCTTATCATGGTTTTGGTCATGAGTCAGATGGGCCCACGTTTTGGGAAATTCCAAAAGTTGATGGACAAGATTAATCGAATTGCTAAGGAAAACCTTCGTGGCGTGCGTGTGGTTAAATCCTTTGTGCAAGAACGGGAACAATATGCCAAATTTAAAGAAACGTCCAATGAACTATTAGATTTGAATCTCTTTATCGGTTATGGTTTTTCGTTGATGCAACCTGCTTTGATGTTGGTATCTTATTTGGCAGTGTATGTGTCCATCTATATGGTTTCAGGCATGGTTGAAACAGATCCTACTGTTATTGGGAATATTGCTTCTTTTATGACTTATATGATGCAAATCATGTTTTCAATTATCATGGTCGGCTTTATGGGCATGCAAGCTAGTCGCGCCTTTGTCTCTATTGGTCGTCTCAAAGAGATTCTCAATACTGAGCCAGCCATGACCTTTGGCACTGAGCAAGAAGAAGAGGTTTCAGGTAGCATTGTCTTTGAGGATGTCAGCTTTACTTATCCTAATGATGATGAGCCGACCTTACGTCATATTTCCTTTAAGATTGAACCTGGTCAAATGGTTGGTGTTGTCGGTGCTACTGGTGCTGGGAAGTCTACACTGGCACAGCTTATTCCGCGCTTGTTTGATCCGCAAGAAGGTCAAATCTTACTGGGAGGCAAACCGATTAAATCCTTGAGTCAATCGACTCTTCGTCAAACGGTTTCTATCGTGTTGCAAAAGGCTATTCTCTTTTCGGGAACCATTGCAGATAATCTTCGTCAAGGATCAGCAACTGCAGATGATCATGCCATGGAACGAGCTGCACGTATTGCTCAAGCCAAGGAATTTATCGATCGTATGGATGACCGCTATGAAAGCCAAGTGGAAGAACGAGGCAATAACTTCTCCGGTGGTCAAAAACAACGGATGTCAATTGCGCGTGGCGTCATTAACCAACCTAAGATTCTTGTTTTGGATGACTCAACATCGGCTCTGGATGCCAAGTCAGAAAGATTAGTTCAAGAAGCCTTGAATAAAGAGTTGAAAGAGACCACCACAGTGATCATTGCCCAAAAGATTTCGTCAGTGGTAAAGGCTGATAAGATTTTAGTTCTCGATCAGGGCCAACTGATTGGCGAAGGAACTCATGCTGAGTTGGTTGCTAATAATGCGATTTATCGTGAAATTTATGAGACCCAAAAAGGGAAGGAGGAAGACTAA
- a CDS encoding MarR family winged helix-turn-helix transcriptional regulator, producing MSRVIADLRELTHQVEQISDEIAKKYNLEHLAGPQGHVLVFLSKHQDQEIFVKDIEKELQISKSVTSNLVKRMVKNGFIKVLPSQVDKRYKQVILAKAGREKLPLLQECRKDIEHYFFKEITREELLTVKKVIQQLKQNMLTYKGENDA from the coding sequence ATGTCACGAGTAATTGCGGATTTGCGTGAGTTGACACATCAGGTTGAACAAATTAGCGATGAAATTGCAAAGAAATATAACCTTGAACATTTAGCAGGACCCCAGGGACACGTTTTGGTTTTTCTATCCAAGCATCAAGATCAAGAAATTTTTGTGAAGGACATTGAAAAAGAACTCCAAATTTCAAAATCAGTTACCAGTAATCTTGTTAAACGCATGGTCAAAAATGGTTTTATTAAGGTTCTTCCTTCCCAAGTAGATAAGCGCTACAAGCAAGTCATTTTGGCTAAGGCAGGACGGGAGAAACTGCCTTTGTTGCAAGAATGTCGTAAGGATATTGAACATTATTTCTTTAAAGAAATCACGAGAGAGGAGTTGCTGACGGTTAAAAAGGTGATTCAGCAGCTTAAGCAAAATATGCTAACTTACAAAGGAGAGAACGATGCTTAA
- a CDS encoding NAD(P)H-dependent glycerol-3-phosphate dehydrogenase, with product MTKQKVAILGPGSWGTALSQVLNDNGHDVRLWGNIPAQIDEINTEHTNKHYFKDIVLDEAIKATLDLREALADVDAVLFVVPTKVTRLVAKQVAEALDHKVVVMHASKGLEPGTHERLSTILEEEIPTDLRSEVVVVSGPSHAEETIVRDITLITAASKDIEAAKYVQSLFSNHYFRLYTNTDVVGVETAGALKNIIAVGAGALHGLGYGDNAKAAVITRGLAEITRLGVKLGADPLTYSGLSGVGDLIVTGTSVHSRNWRAGDALGRGEKLEDIERNMGMVIEGISTTKVAYEIAQELGVYMPITSAIYKSIYEGADIKESILGMMSNEFRSENEWH from the coding sequence ATGACAAAACAAAAAGTAGCTATTTTAGGACCTGGTTCCTGGGGAACTGCCCTATCACAGGTACTAAATGATAACGGCCACGACGTTCGTTTATGGGGAAACATTCCTGCTCAAATCGACGAAATTAATACCGAACATACCAATAAGCACTATTTTAAAGACATTGTCTTAGATGAGGCAATTAAGGCTACTCTTGATTTAAGAGAAGCTCTAGCAGATGTTGACGCAGTGCTTTTTGTTGTCCCAACCAAGGTGACGCGCTTAGTAGCTAAACAAGTGGCTGAAGCGCTAGACCATAAGGTTGTAGTGATGCATGCCTCTAAAGGGTTAGAACCTGGAACGCACGAACGACTATCGACTATCTTAGAAGAAGAAATTCCAACTGATCTCCGCAGTGAAGTGGTTGTTGTCTCAGGACCAAGCCATGCTGAAGAAACCATTGTTCGTGACATTACCTTAATCACAGCAGCTTCTAAAGATATCGAAGCCGCAAAATACGTCCAATCCCTCTTTAGCAACCACTACTTCCGCCTCTACACTAATACCGATGTGGTAGGTGTTGAAACAGCTGGGGCCCTCAAAAACATTATCGCTGTTGGAGCTGGGGCCCTTCATGGATTGGGTTACGGGGACAATGCTAAAGCCGCTGTGATTACGCGTGGTCTGGCTGAAATCACTCGTCTCGGTGTTAAACTAGGGGCTGATCCCCTCACTTACAGTGGCTTGTCTGGTGTGGGAGATTTGATCGTCACCGGTACTTCTGTCCATTCTCGTAACTGGCGAGCTGGGGATGCCCTTGGACGCGGTGAAAAACTCGAAGATATCGAACGCAATATGGGCATGGTTATCGAAGGCATTTCCACCACTAAGGTTGCCTACGAAATCGCTCAAGAATTGGGTGTTTATATGCCCATCACAAGCGCGATTTACAAATCCATCTACGAAGGAGCCGACATTAAAGAAAGCATCCTTGGAATGATGTCAAATGAATTCCGTTCTGAAAACGAATGGCACTAA
- the hasC gene encoding UTP--glucose-1-phosphate uridylyltransferase HasC: MSKVRKAIIPAAGLGTRFLPATKALAKEMLPIVDKPTIQFIVEEALKSGIEEILVVTGKAKRSIEDHFDSNFELEYNLQAKGKNELLKLVDETTAINLHFIRQSHPRGLGDAVLQAKAFVGNEPFVVMLGDDLMDITNPNAKPLTKQLMEDYDETHASTIAVMRVPHEDVSSYGVIAPQGKAVKGLYSVNTFVEKPQPEEAPSDLAIIGRYLLTPEIFDILERQPPGAGNEVQLTDAIDTLNKTQRVFAREFKGDRYDVGDKFGFMKTSIDYALEHPQVKEDLKNYIITLGKTLEKSDAK, encoded by the coding sequence ATGTCCAAAGTCAGAAAAGCAATTATTCCTGCTGCAGGTCTAGGAACACGTTTTTTACCTGCTACCAAAGCTCTTGCCAAAGAGATGTTGCCCATCGTTGATAAACCAACCATCCAGTTTATCGTCGAAGAAGCGCTAAAATCTGGCATCGAGGAAATTCTTGTGGTGACCGGAAAAGCTAAACGCTCCATCGAGGACCATTTTGACTCAAACTTTGAATTAGAATACAACCTCCAAGCTAAGGGGAAAAATGAGCTGTTGAAGTTAGTGGATGAAACCACTGCCATCAACCTTCATTTTATCCGTCAAAGCCACCCAAGAGGACTGGGAGATGCTGTCTTACAAGCCAAAGCCTTTGTGGGCAATGAGCCCTTTGTGGTAATGCTTGGAGATGACTTAATGGATATCACTAACCCGAATGCCAAACCTTTAACCAAACAACTCATGGAAGATTACGATGAGACTCACGCTTCTACTATTGCTGTTATGAGAGTTCCTCATGAGGATGTCTCCAGTTACGGGGTCATCGCTCCTCAAGGAAAAGCTGTCAAAGGGCTTTACAGTGTAAATACCTTCGTCGAAAAGCCGCAACCAGAGGAAGCTCCTAGTGACCTCGCTATTATTGGCCGTTACCTTCTAACACCTGAAATTTTTGATATTTTGGAAAGACAGCCCCCTGGAGCAGGCAATGAAGTGCAACTCACAGATGCTATCGATACCCTCAATAAAACTCAGCGTGTCTTTGCACGAGAATTTAAGGGTGACCGTTATGACGTTGGGGATAAATTCGGATTCATGAAAACATCAATCGACTATGCCCTAGAACACCCACAAGTTAAAGAAGACTTGAAAAATTATATCATCACACTAGGAAAAACATTGGAAAAAAGCGATGCTAAATAA
- a CDS encoding rhomboid family intramembrane serine protease, whose product MTHFLKEKPMTIFFLLLTALVFMAMQLVYGSLATSSQAIYQFGGMYGLAVKAFPNQMWRLVTPIFVHIGWGHFFVNALTLYFVGQMAEEIWGSHRFLLLYVFSGIMGNAFTMWLTPETVAAGGSTSLFGLFAAIMVLGAFGNNQALRELGKAYQTLIIVNLVLNLVMPNVSMAGHVGGIVGGALLGLGFSNKFQKLRLKPLQKDLALLTYVLVLAAVLLLSFLY is encoded by the coding sequence ATGACACATTTTTTAAAAGAGAAGCCCATGACTATTTTCTTCTTACTGTTAACAGCTTTGGTATTTATGGCCATGCAGTTGGTTTATGGTTCTCTAGCGACTAGTTCTCAAGCGATTTATCAATTTGGTGGGATGTATGGACTGGCCGTCAAGGCTTTTCCAAATCAGATGTGGCGTCTGGTCACTCCGATTTTTGTGCATATTGGCTGGGGGCATTTTTTTGTGAATGCCTTAACCCTCTATTTTGTTGGTCAAATGGCTGAGGAGATTTGGGGGTCGCACCGCTTTCTCTTGCTCTATGTTTTTTCAGGAATTATGGGAAATGCCTTTACCATGTGGCTCACACCAGAGACAGTAGCTGCTGGGGGGTCAACTTCCTTATTTGGACTGTTTGCAGCTATTATGGTTTTAGGTGCATTTGGGAATAATCAAGCTTTAAGAGAACTTGGTAAGGCTTATCAGACTTTAATTATCGTTAATTTAGTGTTGAATCTGGTCATGCCAAATGTGAGTATGGCAGGCCATGTTGGTGGGATTGTGGGTGGAGCCTTGCTTGGCTTAGGCTTTTCCAATAAATTTCAAAAGCTGAGACTAAAGCCATTACAGAAAGATTTGGCTTTACTTACCTATGTTTTGGTTTTAGCTGCAGTCCTCCTACTAAGCTTTCTTTATTAG
- a CDS encoding 5-formyltetrahydrofolate cyclo-ligase, translating into MMKKEIRQEVLNALRTMAPELKRQKDKALLADVVNSPTYQEAQVIATYLSLPTEYQTDDFIQRALSDGKIVVVPKVLAKGNMIFVAYQAGDLAVSSFGILEPQSQEEIPKYAIDCLHVPGVAFNEQGFRIGYGGGYYDCYLQDYDGPTFSTIYDCQMKAFVPESHDIAVQEVYRR; encoded by the coding sequence ATGATGAAAAAAGAAATTCGGCAAGAAGTGTTGAACGCTTTACGAACGATGGCACCAGAGCTTAAGCGACAAAAAGACAAAGCGTTGCTGGCCGATGTGGTCAATAGTCCCACTTATCAGGAGGCTCAGGTGATAGCAACCTATCTCTCACTCCCAACAGAGTATCAAACAGATGATTTCATCCAGCGGGCGCTTTCAGATGGAAAGATCGTGGTGGTACCAAAGGTGCTGGCAAAAGGAAACATGATTTTTGTAGCTTATCAGGCGGGCGATTTAGCCGTATCCTCCTTTGGTATTTTAGAACCTCAGAGTCAAGAAGAAATTCCAAAGTATGCCATTGATTGCCTGCATGTTCCCGGTGTGGCTTTTAACGAGCAAGGGTTTCGTATCGGTTATGGTGGTGGCTACTATGACTGTTATTTGCAAGATTACGATGGCCCGACTTTTAGCACTATTTACGATTGCCAAATGAAGGCATTTGTCCCAGAATCCCATGATATCGCCGTTCAGGAGGTTTACCGCAGATGA
- a CDS encoding thioester-forming surface-anchored protein, with the protein MKNIVKKLLATTAAVVVMSGSLGVGTLRVLAEQYYGWNDGTREQSPFFLYVSPTSDPKRELKDEYVVYCFNRDREWPENWNSGKTFEETQLDYQFKLPLYRKSTGNLEIFKQNASNPRLVSNIEKSLVAVLQKGYPTVKKIQGLSELSSRKVTQLAIWFFSDNQDNPDAYLQTSEKLTPEERKAFDSLVEEGKKAGESQDSMGAYTLDIYITTDKNYAHKPYQNLLGSTLIPKTPEEPKVPEPKEPEQPQPSTPDINVEIIKPEIPTEPLVEPMLPLQPAIPIIPKPEIPKEEDLGTVIGGGNVVETTEDTATGSQGGAHNGVVSIQENKDPIVEETYDSPLPGQSGQSGSTTEIEDTKGSDVIVGGQGQIVETEESLSGEQGQSGSTTEVEDTKGPEVIIGGQGEVVDIEESLPTEHGQSGSTTEVEDTKGPEVIIGGQGEVVDIEETLPTEHGQSGSTTEVEDTKGPEVIIGGQGEIVDIEENLPTEHGQSGSTTEVEDSKPKLSIHFDNEWPKEDKPQLPAVEKPKAKESLPAAGEAEHVLSTIVGAMILFLVSLWGLLKRKASKA; encoded by the coding sequence TTGAAGAACATTGTGAAAAAGTTACTGGCAACAACAGCAGCTGTTGTTGTCATGTCTGGAAGTCTCGGTGTGGGGACGTTGAGGGTATTAGCGGAACAGTATTATGGGTGGAATGATGGAACGAGAGAACAATCACCGTTCTTTTTATATGTGTCACCTACAAGCGATCCAAAGCGTGAGTTAAAAGATGAGTACGTTGTTTATTGTTTTAATCGGGATAGAGAATGGCCAGAGAATTGGAACTCTGGAAAAACATTTGAAGAAACACAACTTGATTACCAATTTAAACTGCCCTTATACAGAAAATCTACAGGTAACTTGGAAATTTTTAAGCAAAATGCTAGTAACCCAAGATTAGTCAGTAACATAGAAAAATCACTGGTAGCTGTTTTACAGAAAGGATACCCAACCGTAAAAAAAATTCAAGGTCTTAGTGAGCTATCTAGTCGTAAAGTTACTCAATTAGCCATTTGGTTTTTTAGTGATAATCAGGATAACCCTGATGCCTATTTACAAACTTCTGAAAAATTAACTCCAGAAGAAAGAAAAGCTTTTGATTCATTAGTGGAAGAGGGGAAAAAAGCAGGTGAATCTCAAGATTCTATGGGTGCTTATACATTAGATATTTATATAACTACCGATAAAAATTACGCTCATAAACCCTACCAAAACCTTCTTGGTTCAACTTTAATCCCGAAAACACCAGAGGAACCTAAAGTTCCAGAACCAAAAGAGCCAGAACAACCGCAACCTAGCACGCCAGATATTAATGTTGAAATTATAAAACCAGAGATTCCTACGGAACCTTTAGTTGAACCGATGTTGCCATTGCAACCTGCTATTCCTATTATCCCTAAACCAGAAATTCCTAAAGAGGAAGATCTTGGTACTGTTATCGGTGGTGGTAATGTTGTTGAAACGACAGAAGATACGGCTACTGGTAGTCAAGGTGGTGCTCATAATGGAGTTGTTTCCATTCAAGAAAATAAAGACCCTATTGTGGAAGAGACTTATGATTCACCACTACCTGGTCAATCAGGCCAATCAGGTTCAACCACTGAGATTGAAGACACTAAAGGTTCAGATGTAATTGTTGGTGGTCAAGGTCAGATTGTTGAAACGGAAGAGAGCCTTTCAGGCGAGCAAGGCCAATCAGGTTCTACAACCGAGGTTGAGGATACTAAAGGCCCAGAAGTCATTATCGGCGGTCAAGGAGAGGTTGTTGATATTGAGGAGAGCTTACCAACTGAACATGGCCAATCTGGCTCTACAACCGAGGTTGAGGATACTAAAGGCCCAGAAGTCATTATCGGCGGTCAAGGAGAGGTTGTTGATATCGAGGAAACTTTACCAACTGAACATGGCCAATCTGGCTCTACAACCGAGGTTGAGGATACTAAAGGCCCAGAAGTCATTATCGGCGGTCAGGGAGAGATTGTTGATATCGAGGAGAACTTACCAACTGAACATGGCCAATCTGGCTCTACAACTGAAGTAGAAGATAGCAAGCCTAAACTCTCTATCCACTTTGATAACGAGTGGCCTAAGGAAGACAAACCACAACTACCTGCCGTTGAAAAACCTAAGGCTAAGGAGAGCTTGCCAGCCGCAGGGGAAGCTGAACATGTCTTATCTACTATCGTGGGAGCAATGATCCTCTTCTTAGTATCACTTTGGGGTCTTCTCAAAAGAAAAGCGTCAAAAGCTTAA
- a CDS encoding helix-turn-helix domain-containing protein, translating to MLDHYLEPDIIDQKILLAILLTDKELTLESVCTQTALTPQKVKQYFRQFNALFKGSLRIELVKSMIYCTVIDNKEEGFFYDIFALSDTLKMLIFLLTDNQQNKAVATYTRQHFISQSKAYRLIHKLKDYLQTIGLDIVDNTVVGDELRIRYLIALLHKEYGIVLYDIRHEDIEIIHSFIFATQRNLKPSAFLDKKFLFFDILLMLSWRRHKHPVRLPDLPLFNQLKTLSIFDEIKHYAVSEIEPRTQHQLSADDFDYLFLIYLTADNFFLTDYWTSDHREQLFNVIAEDSDYRLLASRLQELVGDHYDITQHMSSLLPFFRRTLYNLQMLITFDGYYSDQYQGNTLLLEKIKTLIKKWLADTGRQGNLSTGYLHFMCLLFEQILESSVAPVSIIIVESQETIGDVITRFISSTVPAYKIDLSRLNILSENIYHYDKPVDLVVTSQNLLPFLKELKVFPKETCLIGLSLDGIQQQCEDLTKTILALHQQHYQKHLEELLSSSH from the coding sequence TTGTTAGATCATTACTTGGAGCCAGATATTATTGACCAAAAGATCTTATTAGCTATTTTATTGACCGACAAAGAGCTGACCTTGGAGTCTGTCTGCACACAAACCGCTTTAACGCCTCAAAAAGTAAAACAATATTTCCGTCAGTTTAACGCCCTCTTTAAAGGTTCTCTACGCATTGAACTCGTCAAATCGATGATTTATTGCACAGTCATTGATAACAAGGAAGAGGGCTTTTTCTATGATATCTTTGCCTTGTCAGACACCTTAAAGATGCTGATCTTTCTACTCACTGACAACCAGCAAAATAAAGCTGTTGCAACTTATACACGCCAGCATTTTATTTCCCAATCAAAGGCTTACCGCCTTATTCATAAACTAAAAGACTACCTCCAAACCATTGGCCTGGACATTGTGGACAATACGGTTGTTGGGGATGAATTGCGCATTCGCTATTTAATCGCCCTCTTGCATAAAGAGTATGGCATTGTGCTATACGATATCCGTCATGAAGATATTGAAATCATCCATTCTTTTATCTTTGCAACACAAAGAAACCTGAAACCTTCTGCCTTTTTGGATAAGAAATTCCTCTTTTTTGACATCTTACTGATGTTGTCCTGGAGAAGGCACAAGCATCCTGTTCGCTTACCTGACTTACCGTTATTTAATCAGCTCAAAACCTTGTCCATTTTCGATGAAATCAAGCATTATGCTGTATCTGAAATTGAACCTCGAACCCAGCATCAATTATCAGCTGATGATTTTGACTACCTCTTTTTGATTTACTTGACAGCGGATAATTTTTTCCTCACGGATTACTGGACATCAGACCACCGAGAGCAGCTTTTTAACGTGATTGCTGAAGATTCCGACTATCGACTATTGGCGAGTCGCTTACAAGAACTGGTAGGGGACCATTATGACATTACCCAGCACATGTCTAGCTTACTCCCTTTCTTCAGAAGGACCCTCTATAATTTACAGATGCTCATTACCTTTGATGGTTACTATTCTGACCAGTATCAAGGAAATACCCTCTTGCTTGAAAAAATCAAAACACTTATCAAGAAGTGGCTAGCCGATACGGGCAGACAAGGAAATCTCAGTACAGGATATCTTCACTTCATGTGTTTACTGTTCGAGCAAATTTTGGAAAGTTCTGTAGCCCCCGTTAGCATTATTATTGTGGAGAGTCAGGAAACGATTGGTGATGTTATCACTCGATTTATTAGTTCGACCGTTCCTGCTTACAAGATTGATTTGTCACGGCTCAATATCTTATCTGAAAACATTTATCATTATGATAAACCGGTTGATTTGGTTGTTACCAGTCAAAACTTGCTGCCTTTTCTAAAAGAACTTAAGGTCTTTCCAAAAGAGACCTGCTTGATTGGTTTAAGTTTAGATGGTATTCAGCAACAATGTGAGGACTTGACTAAAACTATCTTAGCCTTGCACCAACAACATTATCAAAAACATTTGGAAGAGCTCTTATCTTCTTCACATTAA
- a CDS encoding glucose-6-phosphate isomerase, translating into MSHITFDYSKVLESFAGQHEIDFLQGQVTEADKLLREGTGPGSDFLGWLDLPENYDKNEFARILTAAEKIKSDSEVLVVIGIGGSYLGAKAAIDFLNHHFANLQTAKERKAPQILYAGNSISSTYLADLVEYVQDKEFSVNVISKSGTTTEPAIAFRVFKELLVKKYGQEEANKRIYATTDKVKGAVKVEADANNWETFVVPDNVGGRFSVLTAVGLLPIAASGADITVLMEGANAARKDLSSDKISENIAYQYAAVRNVLYRKGYITEILANYEPSLQYFGEWWKQLAGESEGKDQKGIYPTSANFSTDLHSLGQFIQEGYRNLFETVIRVDKPRKNVIIPELAEDLDGLGYLQGKDVDFVNKKATDGVLLAHTDGGVPNMFVTLPAQDEFTLGYTVYFFELAIAVSGYMNAVNPFDQPGVEAYKRNMFALLGKPGFEELSAELNARL; encoded by the coding sequence ATGTCACATATTACATTTGATTATTCAAAAGTCCTCGAGTCATTTGCGGGACAACATGAAATTGATTTTTTACAAGGCCAAGTCACAGAGGCCGACAAGTTATTGCGTGAAGGAACTGGACCAGGTTCAGATTTCTTGGGCTGGCTTGATCTTCCAGAAAACTATGATAAAAATGAATTTGCACGTATCTTGACTGCTGCTGAAAAAATTAAGTCAGACAGCGAAGTTCTTGTGGTTATCGGTATTGGTGGGTCATACCTTGGTGCCAAAGCTGCTATCGATTTCTTAAACCATCACTTTGCTAACTTACAAACTGCCAAAGAGCGCAAAGCGCCACAAATTCTTTACGCAGGAAACTCTATTTCATCAACTTACTTAGCTGACCTTGTAGAGTACGTTCAAGACAAAGAGTTCTCAGTAAACGTGATTTCTAAGTCAGGAACAACGACTGAGCCAGCGATTGCTTTCCGTGTCTTCAAAGAACTTTTGGTTAAAAAATATGGCCAAGAAGAAGCTAACAAGCGTATTTACGCTACAACAGACAAAGTGAAAGGTGCTGTTAAGGTAGAAGCTGACGCTAACAACTGGGAAACATTTGTGGTGCCAGACAACGTTGGTGGTCGTTTCTCAGTCTTGACTGCTGTTGGTTTGTTGCCAATTGCTGCATCAGGTGCAGACATCACAGTTCTCATGGAAGGTGCAAATGCAGCGCGTAAAGACCTTTCTTCAGACAAAATCTCTGAAAACATTGCTTACCAATACGCTGCTGTTCGTAATGTGCTTTACCGCAAAGGCTACATCACTGAAATCTTGGCTAACTACGAGCCATCTCTTCAATACTTTGGAGAATGGTGGAAACAATTAGCTGGTGAATCAGAAGGAAAAGACCAAAAAGGCATCTACCCAACTTCAGCTAACTTCTCAACAGACTTACACTCACTTGGTCAATTTATCCAAGAAGGTTACCGTAACCTCTTTGAAACAGTTATTCGTGTTGATAAACCTCGTAAAAACGTTATCATTCCTGAATTAGCAGAAGACCTAGATGGACTTGGTTACCTTCAAGGTAAAGACGTTGATTTCGTTAACAAGAAAGCTACGGATGGTGTGCTTCTTGCCCACACAGATGGCGGCGTGCCAAACATGTTTGTTACTCTTCCAGCTCAAGACGAATTTACCCTTGGCTACACTGTTTACTTCTTTGAGCTTGCTATCGCTGTTTCAGGTTACATGAATGCTGTTAACCCATTTGATCAACCAGGTGTTGAAGCTTACAAACGTAACATGTTTGCGCTTCTTGGAAAACCAGGTTTTGAAGAATTATCAGCAGAGCTTAACGCTCGACTCTAA
- a CDS encoding peroxiredoxin family protein yields the protein MKIPGKEVRRTKTYRHFYALIGILCLFVTVLGFMLWRSKQVTPPAQPEAIPASRWVNQPLPDVQIMTQEGKDVSLSEFKCKPMVLMDWAS from the coding sequence ATGAAAATACCTGGAAAAGAGGTTCGGCGGACGAAGACCTATCGTCATTTTTACGCGCTTATTGGCATACTATGCTTATTTGTGACTGTCTTAGGCTTTATGCTATGGCGTTCTAAACAAGTCACTCCCCCAGCTCAACCGGAAGCTATTCCTGCTAGTCGTTGGGTTAACCAACCACTTCCTGACGTCCAGATTATGACACAAGAGGGGAAAGACGTGTCTCTAAGTGAGTTTAAATGCAAGCCCATGGTTCTGATGGATTGGGCCAGTTGA